The region AAATGAGCTTCGATTCTGGGGCGACTGTCACACGCACCCAGAAGACCCTAAGATGAGGGCCAGGCGCCGCAACTTGTTTCGTGCTGAGCCTCAGACTCTCACTGGGAGAGTGGGTTTACTGTCGAAACCAGCACACATCAAGCGGCCAGCCCGTGAAGACAGCCTTACGGAGAACCGGAGTCACGGCCGTGTGAGGGCACGTTCCGAAGCCCGGCTCTCACCCTCCGGCAGAGGCGGTGCAGCTGCCCTGTCAGCAGGGCGACAGCCAGCCTGCTGGTCCCCTGGAAGCACGGCGACGACGGGGGTCTGATGGGGGGACGGTGGAGAAGTAAGTGTGAGCACTGCAGCCGTGAGGCGGGCAGGCTGGGGGTGACGAGGGTGGTGGCGAGGGGTGAGGGAGCAGCGCAGCAACGTCTGGGGCCGGGCAGGCCAGCAGGCCAAGAGAAAACTGCGCGTGGCTTCCAAAACAGACACCTGTGCTTGTGATTAGCAGTTTCTAGAATGTTCGGAAAGCTGTGGGCTGTCAGACGTGCCGCTTCAGCTCTGCAGCTTTGAGGTGACACACAGTTCGCCCGGCTGCGCTTGAGGAGCTCGGTTCCCATCTCACCCTAATGCGCTCAGTAGCAAGTAAACTCCTGGCACGACACGTGCCCACTGCCAGGCACTTCCCACGGAGTGGGACTGCAAGGGACCCGCCCGGGGCAGCCTGCGGTCATGCAGCTGGACTATCAGCACCTGACAGGCCCCTCCTCCTACCCCAGGGGCAGACCATGGGGGGCGGCACAGTGCCGGACAGGAGGATCACACGAGGACAGAAGGGACGCACACACTTTATTTGGCTCCCCTGGCCGCCCTCCCACCCGTCCTGCAGAGGCAGGCTTCTGAGGGCCCCGGAGAAGGTGGCGCAGACGACCCCCTCCTCCCATAAGCCCACACCCCGATGCCGTGTGCCAGAGTGCTGCCCTGAGCTTCAGTGGCGTGGGGCTGCCCCCGGGACCCCCGGCGTGGCCCCTGGGGCTTCCATGGGTGTTTGAGTCGAGAACCACAGATCTGTCCTGTCACCGAAGTCATGGGACCTGTCACTTCTCTCGCCGAGTCCTCCTGCCTTTCAAAACGTAGCCACCGGCCACCATACAAATCTAGGAAGCCCCCTTCCATCCCGTGTGTCCTGACTCCTCTGAAGCCAGAACCCGCCTTGTAGAGAAAGGGCAAGGGGCTGTGCAACATGGGTCACACTGAAGGGTCCTCAGGCAGAAAGGGGACTGACAAGAGTCCACGCCTTGTTTTGGGAAAGCTGCCGGTCAGCACAGGCCCTTAGCAGCCCCGCCCGGAGTCGGGGGTGGATGATAGCTGCAGCCCAGTGTCAGGTCAGTGCCAAAACACGGCCAGGAGTGCCGCTGTGTGTGTGCCCTGCACGGGCCCGGCGCTCGGTGGGCTCACTGGTCTCGGAGATGAAACGGCCAGACTCGTGCCCCGGCGGCAGCCCCGCCCGCTGAGACTCAGGAGGGCATGTGCACACCAACCTGGTCTCACCGCAGAGGCTGCTCGGGCTCTGTGTGCGCTTGTCCAGGGCTGAGCTGCAGTGCTGGAGGCCGTCGTGTGGGCAACGGCTGGCACGTCCCGTTCTGAGGGGGGAGCCGAGCTATGCTGGGCAACATCAGAGGTGTGCGTTCACGTGGAGGAGCAGCATCCTGGTTCGCACCATTCGCGGGCTCTGTGCTCAGTGCTCCTCCGAGGGGCGCGCACACACCCCCCTTGCTGTCTAGCTGAAGAGCCGGAAGGCCCTGGGCAGGCGCCCGTCCCTGCTGCACAGCGCCGCCTGGATGTGCTCATAGGACGGCAGGTTGCTCAGGTCGCCCAGCGCAGCCACTGCCGGCTTTCCACGCAGCATCTTGGAGGCGACCCGCTTGATGTCCTCGGGCTTCACATTGCCTGGTGCAGGGAACAGAGCACAGGGAAGGCCTGACGCCACGCCCGCTCCACCTCTCCAGGTTGTCAATGGACAGAGGGGACCCCAGGGGGCCTGGCCAGCACCTCGGGGAGGAGGGTCCAGGTGTAGTCGCGTGTATCTGCGCAGTGACTCAGGGCAGTGATGTTCGGCTCGGGGGTGGGGACGTGGCCATGGTCTGAAACCACTGCCAGAGGCGGGGGACACCCGTGCCAACAGGAGCtgagtggaggaggaagagctcCCCCTCCGCTGGGAGCCCACACGGTGGGTAAGCAGAGGCCGAAATGccgtgctctgggtggcagggccaCTAAGGGAGCGGGAAGGAGAGCTGCGGGCCACACCTCTGCCGTGCGCAGGGAAGCAGGGAACCCACCCCCTGGCAACACACCCAGCAGAGCTGGTTTTGGTATGGAAGACCAGGCCAAAAGATTGGGTCCTGTTGTGCTCGGGGAACTGAGGGGGTTCCCCGAGGGGGGAACACTAAGAAGCTGTGCCAGTTTCACACCAGGTGACTCGTGTCACAACAGAGACAACGCCAACCCTCCGGTTCACAGACCCTCTGAGAATCTGTTGAAACTAACACGAACCTGTCACCCAAAGACTCCTGAGCAGACCAAACTCGGCATGTAACTGGAGGGAGCTCAAAGCCCTCTTTAAAGCCTTTCGTGGGACGCCACGAAACCAGGGACCAAGACACCTGCCATAGAGCCACAGAAGCCACCCAGCTGGAGCTGCTATGTGGCATCGGGCGGGGTACTCACGGATGAGCGCACACAGCTCGTGGGGCAGCTTCCGGGACCCGGTCGCCAGCACCTGCCTCCCCACATCCTCAAAGATCACAGGCCTGGACTCCAGGTTCATCATGAGCATGGACATCAGCTGCGTCTTGGCTCGCTCCAGCTCCACCTGAGGGCCAAAGCCAGTCCCGTGGTCCAGCTGCCGCTGTCTGCCGGGCACTCTCAGCCGGCGGAGTGGCTTACGGAAATGTGCCCTGGCCATAGGTCTGCACTCACCCCGGGCTGAGTGCAGGGCAGAAGGCTCCCCAGTGGCTGCAGGCCCAAGTCCTAAGCACAGCCCACCTTGCTTCCCAGCTGCCTGTTTCTGGGTCAAGGTTGGAATTATGCTCTCTAAGACCTGTACCAGATTTGAAATGAGGAAGAAACAATGCTTCCCCTGAGCTCAAGTTCATGGTTTGAAAagtctgtgtgcacgtgtgcgtaCGTAAAATACGCTCTTTGTACCAGCCCTGGCCCAGGAAGCAACAAGGTTTCTGAACTGTAGGGTCTCAGAACTGAGCTACATCCAAGGACATAAAAAGTCAGGGGAACTCCAAGTGCTGCTCGTCCTTCTGAAGCGGCTCCCACTGCCACGGCCCCACAGGGCGGCTGAGAAGGACGCAGACTCCCTGTAAAGCTGGAAAAGACACGAGGCAGCCGTAGAGTGTGTGGGGTCAGCCAGGGGAGAGCAGACCAGGTGCCAGGTGAGGGCTGAGGAAGGCTCCCCGCAGGGGCCACACCGTTCTGGCTGGGACACTGGCATTGGGGGCCAGGGGACAGCATCCGCACCCCACTGCACTCACCGTGTCCACGGCACCCCCCATTAGGATGAACTCCTTCGTGATTATCTCCACCATCTCTCGTACCTGCGGAGGCAGGAGGGGAGCGAGAGCTGCTCAGGCCGCTCAGCGGAAACGCCCTGCTCCTCGGGAGCAGTTTCGTCTCTGCGAGGCGGGGCAACAGGCTGGTCTCACCTGCCGGGGGTCGGCGCTGGCGTGGATGCACAGGAGGCCCGTGTCCTCGTAGCTGTGGTGGTAGGAGGTTGCATTGTACATCCAGTGGTGCCTATGGGGACGGGGGGACACCCCAGGAGGTGGCGTCATGGTCCAACGCCCCCTCAGCTAGGCCCGTGGCCCTGGGGGTAGCAGGCACACACCTGTTGAGCACGTTGAGGTAGAGCCTGGTGAACATGCCCTTGCCGGGCCCACCGGCCGAGAAGGAGCCACCGCCGCCCATCATCATGTTCAGCACGGCGAAGGGGATGAAGTCTGCCTCCTGCAGAAGGAAGGGCAGAGCTCAGCTGCAAGGACATGCCCAGCCCGGGGCCCGCGGGAGACCCAGTGGAGACTCACCAGGAAGGAGCAGCTCTCCAGCCCTACCATGACGTGTGTGAGCTCGGGGAACGGCGTCGGGCCCAGGCTGACGTTGGACATGTCCCTTTCCAGCTGCAGCCGGGAAGAGTGCGGTGAACAAGACCACACCGCCATCTCTGGccagccacccccccacccaccccagagcaCAACCCCGCCCCCGCAAGCCCCCGGCTTCAGAGAGGACACATGCTGGGCCCAGATCGGGGTGTGTTCAAGGCAGAGCCGTGAATGCCCAGCTTGTTCCAGCCCTTCAAAGCGATTACAAGAGTGCAACAGACATATCCGGACAGTGTGTCTGTGACCCGAGGCCACAGGCCTCCTGTCCACTTTACCTTGACGACACCCCCGGTGTACTGGGCCACCGACCGGTCCACATCCACAGCTGCCTCGCTGCCCCAGGCCGGCCGGGTGCCCAGGAGGTACTTGCGGGCGCATTCCACCAGGTGGTCATGCTCCATGCCCACGCCTGCCAGCACCATGCGGTCGGGGGTGTAGTAGTTCCTCAGGTAGGAGTGCAGCACCGCCCGGTCGACCTTGGCTATGTTCTCCACAGGGCAGAAGCGGTGCAGGCCGACCGTGTTCTCACTGTACGCAGCCTGGCGGCAACAGCGAGAGGCTCAGGCGACAAAGAGAACACACCCGCTCCCCTCCCATGAGTGGGGCCCCTGGCCCCGCCGTCCTTGGGATGCCCGCCAGCGGCCCCGCAGCACCGCTGTCAGGCAGTGACGCCGTGTGTGCTAACTCAGAGGGAGCCTGCCCCTCCAGAGCGGAGATGGGTCCAGCTGGAAAACAGAAGGCTCGCTCTGGAGAGGGTGTGGGAAAGGCATTGCTGCTGGAAGAACTGCCAAGTTCAAAGCTTCCTGGACAGCGGCTCAGAAATGGAGAATGTCCTGCCAACACCTGTGCCTGCGAGGGCATCAGGCAGGCCAACAACCCCTCCCACACGCCCTGCCCTAGGGCCACCGGGGCAGGTAGCGGCAGCCCCGGGCTTTCACCTCGTGAATCATCTCAGTGAGAAGGGGCTCTGGGTCAGGCCGCATGTTGAGGTCCTCCAGTTCAAACTGAATAGCCATCCGAGCCatctcaatttcttcctctgcaaAGCACACAGAGACCAGGCTCACACCCGCAGAGGCGGCCACGCGTCCTCGGGGTGGGTGTTGGCAGTCTCCTCTGCCTTCGTCTGGGGCTGGCCAGGGGACATGTGTGAGGGGGACTGCCCCACAGGCAGCCACCTGGCCCTGCTCTGAGCCTGGACTTCCTCCCTGAGAGGCACGGACCCCGGACCTACTCCAGTGTTGTGTGACGATGACAAGGGGTGTGACATGCTCAGAGAACAGAGGTGCAGCCCAGTGTCAGCTCACTGTGACAAGTGCCAGAGCGCCCTGGACACAGGACGGCAGCCCAGCAGGCCAGGCCGTGCGcaagggaatgcagactggcagcGGCGCGACCTGCCCTTCCTGGCAAGGGGCTCAGCGTCCAGCCACTTGGGAGGCCGGGGAAGGGACTGGACAAGGGTGGATGAGGTGGGTGTTTAAAGACAGTCAAGTTGCCACTCTGAAGTGAAAGAACCAAGCCCACTGACCTGTCCAAGGATGCAGGGAGGGGTCAGAGTACTAGGCACCAGGGCGTTCCCACACATCATCATGCCCAACGAAACTGCACCAACTCACAGGCAGGTGGGCCCAGGtccccaacagcccagggccCTTCCCCACAGCGGTGCTCCCACACACTGCCCAGTGTCCCAGTGTCCCGCTGTCCAGGCGGCCTGGACACACACCTGTGAGCCTTGGGTGCAGGACCACATCAGCCAGCAAACCAACCACCGTGTCCAGGCCTCTAGAATCGGCAGACACAGCGTACATGGTGGTGTCTCTGGGAAAACCAACAACGCAGGCACTGAGGTCACGACGAGGACACGCCAACAGAGCACTTTCTACCATTCGGCGTCGCCCGTAAACACACGTTCAGTGCTCTTCCCCGTTCCCGTCTTCTGGGGTCAACTCCTAGCAGGCGGGACCCCAGGTGCACGTAGGCTGCGTGCCGAATGAGACCCTGTCCGGCCCGAGTGTACGAGAGGCAGCTGAGGGGGTCTGTCAGGCACAGGCTCTGCCACAGTGAACCACTTCACCCCACAATGTGTGTGTCCTGCGTGGAGGACCGGTCGCTGTGGGACTGGGCTTGGCCCTCGACGGCTAGGGGACAACCACCGGTGGCGGTGGCAGCTCTCTGCACGAGGCACTGTGGTCAGTGGGCGGGCTAGGTCAGCCAGGGAAGGCACAGGCACGCCCACCAGAGCCCAGACGGGGCAGTCACAGGGGAGGTCATGCAGAGCAGGCCTAGCCACGCAGACAAGAGTAAGCCTGCAAGGTAGGACATGGCCGCCGGTGTCTTTGCAGGGGATGGGCCACCCTCAGCAAGGCTGCAGGACCGCGTGGGAGAGCAGCAGGAATAAAGGCCTGAGCTGAGGGCGCATGGGGCTGTCAGACCAGGCTACTGGCCTGCCTGACCCAGAACGCGGGGGACCAGTGAGTCTGAACTTCACCGACAGGCAGCTGGAGCTGCAGGGCTCTGAGGAGACTCTTCCGGATGTGGGATGTGCTGCCCCCAAGCGCGCTCTGGTCCCCGGTCTCTGACCCGTCTGCTGTGCGTGACCCTTCAGCATCCAGGGTCACAGCACCAGCCACCGAGAAAGTGCTGCTGGGCCTCTGCACCCGCCGTTCCCAGGCTCTGAACCTCCCGCCTGTGTTCCGTTTGGCAAAGCCCTCCGAGAACCAGCCCCAAAGTCAAGTTTCCTGCCACTCCTTGCCCAAGTCCACACCAAGTCCGCCACCTGTCCCCCATGCTTCCACCACCCTCGGTTCCCGGCTCGTGTGTCCTCCACCTGTGCTGCAGCCTTCTGCCTGGCCTGTGAGCGTCATGGGGACAGAGGCTACTCTGCgtccccacagcccagccacGGCCCGACTCAATCATCAGGGCGGCGTCCCTGTGGGGACCACATGGCCCTCGGTGTGCTCCTCTCTGCGCGTCTTGCCCACCCAGGGTGCTCTCCTCCCACCGACCTCCATGGCCTCTCTGGCgaggggcccggcgggactctgacCAAGACTGCGAAC is a window of Desmodus rotundus isolate HL8 chromosome 1, HLdesRot8A.1, whole genome shotgun sequence DNA encoding:
- the PMPCA gene encoding mitochondrial-processing peptidase subunit alpha isoform X1; the encoded protein is MAAMVLAATRLLRGSRARGRPRLRFGGLASRRFSSGGAYPSVPLSAPLPGVPQPIFATVDGQEKFETRVTTLDNGLRVASQNKFGQFCTVGILINSGSRYEAKYLSGIAHFLEKLAFSSTDRFDSRDGILLTLEKHGGICDCQTSRDTTMYAVSADSRGLDTVVGLLADVVLHPRLTEEEIEMARMAIQFELEDLNMRPDPEPLLTEMIHEAAYSENTVGLHRFCPVENIAKVDRAVLHSYLRNYYTPDRMVLAGVGMEHDHLVECARKYLLGTRPAWGSEAAVDVDRSVAQYTGGVVKLERDMSNVSLGPTPFPELTHVMVGLESCSFLEADFIPFAVLNMMMGGGGSFSAGGPGKGMFTRLYLNVLNRHHWMYNATSYHHSYEDTGLLCIHASADPRQVREMVEIITKEFILMGGAVDTVELERAKTQLMSMLMMNLESRPVIFEDVGRQVLATGSRKLPHELCALIRNVKPEDIKRVASKMLRGKPAVAALGDLSNLPSYEHIQAALCSRDGRLPRAFRLFS
- the PMPCA gene encoding mitochondrial-processing peptidase subunit alpha isoform X2, which gives rise to MAAMVLAATRLLRGSRARGRPRLRFGGLASRRFSSGGAYPSVPLSAPLPGVPQPIFATVDGQEKFETRVTTLDNGLRVASQNKFGQFCTVGILINSGSRYEAKYLSGIAHFLEKLAFSSTDRFDSRDGILLTLEKHGGICDCQTSRDTTMYAVSADSRGLDTVVGLLADVVLHPRLTEEEIEMARMAIQFELEDLNMRPDPEPLLTEMIHEAAYSENTVGLHRFCPVENIAKVDRAVLHSYLRNYYTPDRMVLAGVGMEHDHLVECARKYLLGTRPAWGSEAAVDVDRSVAQYTGGVVKLERDMSNVSLGPTPFPELTHVMVGLESCSFLEADFIPFAVLNMMMGGGGSFSAGGPGKGMFTRLYLNVLNSYEDTGLLCIHASADPRQVREMVEIITKEFILMGGAVDTVELERAKTQLMSMLMMNLESRPVIFEDVGRQVLATGSRKLPHELCALIRNVKPEDIKRVASKMLRGKPAVAALGDLSNLPSYEHIQAALCSRDGRLPRAFRLFS